CTCTGCCAAtgcatctcttcctccctcccctatccttctcttttctccttttctctccctcttttctttcctccctccatctctatctctccctccttcatccctctctttcagtCGGGTAGTGATGGCTACCCATCGGGAGCTAGAGTCTCTTCGCCGTGGCAACAAGACCGCGAGGCCTCCCCCTCACCGCGTCTTCCCCCCACGACGCTCTGAGATCTAGAATgcctcccaaatagcaccctattccctatatagtgccctacttttgacctgggctcatagacactatatagggaatatatatagggaataaggctcaGTGGaaacaaggtgccatttgggacctacAGCGAACCATCATCCCAACGCCCCCCAAAGGCTCATGGGTAACAGTCTTCACATAGCGGAGGCTCACTTGAAGTTGATTTGTATTTATGTTTTGACTTGAAAACTCCAGATCAGTGTGAGAACAATGATCCAAGGTATCAACCAAGATGAGAACTGAATGTTTGTCAAGTTATATGGACACAACGTTATAATAATAATGCTGGTCTATAATACCATTTAAGGGttcttttcttctcctctgcctGAGGACATCACTTTGGAACAGTATGTAGTTAGTGTGTTTTGTAGAATGTGTTATAAAATAAATGACCACTAAGGTGAATCTTTGGTTATTGTACATCTCCTCATCTCAGTCGTGTCTCTATGAAACATGTGGCTTTAATAACTAACCAGTCTAAAGATTCCCAGCATAAAGATCACCTTTAACACTAAGACCTAAAGTCCACCTGTAGAcaatgccctatatagtgcactactttagaccacagccctatatagtgcactactttagaccacagccctgtatagtgcactactttagaccacagccctatatagtgcactactttagaccacagtcctatatagtgcactactttagaccacagccctatatagtgcactactttagaccacagccctatatagtgcactactgttgaccacagccctatggcccctgatcaaaagtagggcactatttATGAAATATAATGCCatttgctgaatacaacagatgtagtagaccttacagtgaaatgctgaatacaacaggtgtagtagaccttacagtgaaatgctgaatacaacaggtgtagtagaccttacagtgaaatgctgaatacaacaggtgtagtagaccttacagtgaaatgctgaatacaacaggtgtagtagaccttacagtgaaatgctgaatacaacaggtgtagtagaccttactgtgaaatgcttactgacaagcccttaaccaacaatgcagttcaagaaatagagttaagtaAATATTTACTGAATGAACTAAAGTAAAAcagataaaataaaaagtaacaaagtaaaataacaataagaaGTCTGTGGGCACCGATATAGAGTCaatgggggtacaggttagttgaggtcatttgttggtgcaggtaggggtaaagggggACAACAGTTCTGTTTTTCCTCCCCAAAGTAGCAGGGAGAAACATGGATAAACATCTAATTCTCTAATGAGAGAGAATTACGTtgttaatgttgtatatgactgtggtagctggaaactgctgatttttaatggaatatctacagaggcgtacagaggcccattatataataatataataatatatgccatttagcagacgcttttatccaaagcgacttacagtcatgtgtgcatacattcttcgtatgggtggtcccggggatcgaacccactaccctggcgttacaagcgccatgctctaccaactgagctacagaagcaaccatcagcaaccatcactcctgtgttccaatggcacaacattacaacattaaccatgtctacactgtatttctgagcaatgatgttattttaatggacaaaaaaatgtgcttttcttataaaaaacaaggacatttctaagtgaccacaaacttttgaacggttttGGTCGGCCAACATGTGTTTTATGACTGCATATCACCGACAAGGGTTTTGGTCGGCCAACATGTGTTTTATGACTGCATATCACCGACAAGGGTTTTGGTCGGCCAACATGTGTTTTATGACTGCATATCTTCGACAAGGGTTTTGGTTGGCCAACATGTGTTTTATGACTGCATATCTTCGACAAGGGTTTTGGTCGGCCAACATGTGTTTTATGTTCCAACTTGAAAATAACTTAAACACAATCATATCGGAGTTACGACTTCAAATGTTCTAGTGTCCCAGGAGAATATGAAGCCAGCATAATACAGCATTCAAGTGCTAGTCGGTGCTAGGAAACGGACACTTCTGACTCGCTAACATGATTGACACCGTAATAATCATAATGATACGGCCTTGTAAGAGGCATAAGTGTCAACCAAcataattcattattttacattaaCCTGTTTAACTTGTATTAAATGAATTATGAAGAACATTGTGTGATTTAGGCTCCACGAAATATGAAATGCGTTATGAAGAATATCGTGTACTGTTGCCTTCACGAAAAAAAACGGTCTTTCTGACTACAAGTGCACCAGTATCCCAAAGTATTAAACGAAATCAAGCATAGAAAACAGCAGTGGCATTATTACAAATGTTTTCCCCACGGATTAAGTCGCACATAAATGTGTGTCTTTTCTCAGAAATTCTGATCAGAATGTCTGCTCAGAAAAATCGAAAACAGTatatatttgtaagtcgctctggataagagcgtctgctaaatgacttaaatgtaaatgtaatatataacaATACAAACACAATTTATAAAACggggttaaataaatacaacattAAGGTATATTCATAACGTTCAATAATGCAGAAAAATATATATAGGCTATCGTGgttaaaatattgtattttctcaCGAATTAAGCCACAAAAAAACGCACGAAATCTGCTGAAATACATTATGTAAATGCACGAATTGAATGTGAGATTGTGTTGTCAAATTGGCCTGAACCGGTTTTGAGTGACCATTTACAATTTATTTACAATCAATTTACAGAATAATAGCAAACCACTCAAGTCAATGGGGCACACATCAATTCACGGGAGACGGCCAGGGTTGGGTCACTAACCTTGATTTACAGAACAGTGATGATTAATGGCCCATCTCAGGGTCCGAGACTCATATTGTCACTGGGGCCTAAAACAACAATGGTTTGATGATTGTCCATCTGTGGAGCATTCCTTAAGGACTGGGCTGATCCAGAAAGCTTGTTGTGTGTCTTGTGCTGCCCTACTTAGTTTGTTTATTTGGGAGTAAAAGATTGCCTGTTGACAACATTGAAACGGTGTCTGTTTCCTTacatcagtgtttcccaactccagtcccccaacagcaCATATTGTTATTGTAGCCCCGGACAAACTCAgctgattcaactcattgagggcttgatgattaacTGCCACCACATCATAGTCTACAAAACGAGTCAGCCTGTTCCACACGACTTCTAAGCTAAATATCCTCCCCTAAACCCTCTTACAATTGTCCGCATAAAGTATGTTAGAGACGCTAAAGGAAGTCGCCAACACAACAGCCTGAACAGTCTCTTCAGCGCGTCTCTAGCTCCGGTCCCACCCATCTCGCAACAACAAATGTCCTAAATGgtttcaaatatacttaagtatctaaagtaaatgtaattgctaagggtttcaaatatacttaagtatctaaagtaaatgtaattgctacttaggtatcaaaagtaaaaaagtaaagcaaaccagacggcaccttTTGGTTGTTCTTTATTCATTCACAGAAAGCCAGGAACACTACAAGCATCTCGTTTAACTGtagtcgcattaacatctgctacccatttgtatgtgacaaataaaatgtgatttgacactccgatactcagacatcatttacaaacgaagcatgtgtttagtgagtcggcCAGATCATatgcagtagggatgttctcttgataagtgtgtgaattacaCCGATAAGCATTCAAAATCTGAAGAATAGTTTTGGGTATCGGGGAAAATCtacggagtaaaaagtacatcattttctttaggaatgtagtgaagtaaaagtaaaaaccCGTCATTTAATTAGGGatgtcaattaagaacaaattcgtatttacaattacggccaaacccggacgacgctgggccaattgtgcgataCCCTATGGGAAGCCCAATAACGGCCGGTTAAGATAcaacctggattcgaaccaaggtgtctgtagtgacgcctcaaacactgagttgcagtgccttaggacagatacccccaaaactacttaagaAGTCATTTCAAGTACTTTACACCAATGGTGGACAATGGTGCTTAGTGGCGGCTTGGGCCCCGGTGACCCCGCAGAGAGGGCAAAGACTTAGCTGCAGGTACCGGCACATCATGTCCCCATCCTGGTTCTTGATGCTGTGGGACAGAAACACCGACTCAGGCTGCCCGTTGTATTTGCAGAAGCTGCAGAACTTGCGCTGGGGTGATGGCACATCCTCCGGCGTGTTTCTCCCACTCTGGTCCCAGGTGCGCTCGGGTGATGGCACCTCCTCCGGCGTGTTTCTCCCACTCTGGTCCCAGGTGCGCTGGGGTGATGGCACATCCTCCGGCGTGTTTCTCCCACTCTGGTCCCAGGTGCGCTCGGGTGATGGCACCTCCTCCGGCGTGTTTCTCCCACTCTGGTCCCAGGTGCGCTGGGGTGATGGCACCTCCTCCGGCGTGTTTCTCCCACTCTGGTCCCAGGTGCGCTGGGGTGATGGCACATCCTCCGGCGTGTTTCTCCCACTCTGGTCCCAGGTGCGCTGGGGTGATGACACATCCTCCGGCGTGTTTCTCCCACTCTGGTCCCAGGTGCGCTCGGGTGATGGCACCTCTTCCGGCGTGTTTCTCCCACTCTGGTCCCAGGTGCGCTGGGGTGATGGCACCTCCTCCGGCGTGTTTCTCCCACTCTGGTCCCAGGTGCCAGCGGGGGATCTGGACGGTGCTGTAGGGGGCTCGGGACCCTCGGTGCTGCTCGGCGATAAAGGAGCGTCTTCAAACAAGAGGACGAATTCTGAATCCAGGGGTTCCATTTCGTGCCATATGGGTGGTGTCGTCACAGGTGTTATCGGTAGCAGCCAGGCTCGCGGCGGAAACTCTTCAAATTCCACCATGGTCGACCATATCCCAGAGTCATGACCCTCAAAGGTTGACGGTTCTGGGGTGAACCTGCTTAACTGCATCTCACGCACTAGGTCAGCTAACTTCAGGTAGTCACGCCACGGTTCGAAACTCTTATTTTCGGACTCCATGTAAGGCGGTAGGTCTTGGAGTTGACAAATCATAGCGTTCATATTCCCGCTTGTATTTTTTATAGCCCAACAGACTAGTGTCTGATAACGATCAGAATGTACCAGAATAAAGAACGTTGGGTCTGAACTGACAACTCAACTGAAGGCAAATTTGACAACGTTCACCTTTTAACCTGTCCGTGTTTTGTTTACCAGCCAACCACATGGCGTTGTGCGGAGTCCGTGGAACCTGACAACAGCCAATCAAATGGTTTCAAACGGACAACTGCTGAATTGGTCATTTTAGAAGATCAACTATTTGGGATACAATTTTACACCTCAACAGTATTAAAAACGTCAAATATAACTGTTTAATCTATTCTAGGGTCTAAATTGATAGGACTTCTAATTCTTAGTTATAGGAAGCTGTTTGATAATAGCCTATTTTAATAAGAAAATATCAGTAAAATAACCGTTAAAATTCAAaactgcttttttttttttttttaatattattttatttcatctttatttaaccagattggccagttgagaacaagttctcatttacaactgtgacctggccaagataaagcaaagcagtgcgacacaaacaacaacacagagttacacatggaataaagaagcgtacagtcaataacacaatagaaaaaagtctatatacagtgaacGTCCTTGCTGTTCACTATGCTTCGACGTCCTTGCTGTTCACTATGCTTCGACGTCCTTGCTGTTCACTATGCTTCGACGTCCTTGCTGTTCACTATGCTTCGACGTCCTTGCTGTTCACTATGCTTCGACGTCCTTGCTGTTCACTATGCTTCGACGTCCTTGCTGTTCACTATGCTTCGACGTCCTTGCTGTTCACTATGCTTCGACGTCCTTGCTGTTCACTATGCTTCGACGTCCTTGCTGTTCACTATGCTTCGACGTCCTTGCTGTTCACTATGCTTCGACGTCCTTGCTGTTCACTACGACCAAAACGATTTTATAACACAATGGAAATGACAATGGAACAACAACTTAAACAGACAATATTATAAAACATGGAAACGACATAAACAGGCATCCTACTGAAATGACCCGTCCAGGCAGGGACGGGAGTTGGGATTATcggggtttggagagagggatgggggacggAGGGGAATACCGGGATCAGAGGAATGGGGAGATGGAGGAATTTAGTTACAGTCAAATAAATACACAcgcaacaatctacacaaaagtCCTTCTGTTATCGTATAAGATCAATGATTACCTCAATCACCAATAACGATTTTCCCTTTGGGGATGATTAATAAAGTTAAGTTGAAATCAATCGAATTGAAGAAAGATGACAAAGAAGGAAGGATTTCAACAGTTTAGTAACTAGGTCTGCGTGATAAATGACACCACATTCCCATCCAAAGCATCAAGCCAGATGTGAACTGAAAGTATGTGAAGTTATATGGACCCAACGTTATAATAATAATGCTGGTCTGTAATATcacatttaatttttatttacacatatttagcagatgttattgtgggtgtagcgaaatgcctgtgttcctagctccaacagtgcagtagtatctaactattcacaacaatacacacaaatctaaaagtatgAAATATATACAAATTAGGCATTGACTTACATACAGtagaatatattttttattttattaaactaggcaagacagttaagaaacaattcttattttcaatgacggcctaggaacagtggaactgcattgttcaggggcagaaacgatagatttgtaccttgtcagctctaactactaggctacgctgaatagtatatacatgagatgagtaaagcagca
This genomic window from Oncorhynchus gorbuscha isolate QuinsamMale2020 ecotype Even-year unplaced genomic scaffold, OgorEven_v1.0 Un_scaffold_550, whole genome shotgun sequence contains:
- the LOC124018597 gene encoding putative uncharacterized protein DDB_G0290521 → MNAMICQLQDLPPYMESENKSFEPWRDYLKLADLVREMQLSRFTPEPSTFEGHDSGIWSTMVEFEEFPPRAWLLPITPVTTPPIWHEMEPLDSEFVLLFEDAPLSPSSTEGPEPPTAPSRSPAGTWDQSGRNTPEEVPSPQRTWDQSGRNTPEEVPSPERTWDQSGRNTPEDVSSPQRTWDQSGRNTPEDVPSPQRTWDQSGRNTPEEVPSPQRTWDQSGRNTPEEVPSPERTWDQSGRNTPEDVPSPQRTWDQSGRNTPEEVPSPERTWDQSGRNTPEDVPSPQRKFCSFCKYNGQPESVFLSHSIKNQDGDMMCRYLQLSLCPLCGVTGAQAATKHHCPPLV